One window of Carnobacterium maltaromaticum DSM 20342 genomic DNA carries:
- a CDS encoding replication initiation protein encodes MSNEIVRYNNVMNDVSFRKFTPIEFDLFFSLCAKMKRLGTETIVLTFDEIKDLIGYSSRNKERFVADLESMYSKLLNLNFRFEDENIIVRFVLFNRYEIDKKKSTVTIKVNTDFEFILNEITTNFTRYELQSFTELKSSYSKSMYRILMQFRSTGFYKVTIDEFKRILDIPESYKMGNIDQYIFKPINKELAPLFDYFEIKKIKKKGRGRGGVVSHFEFYFKEKKNLKVPLHNWTED; translated from the coding sequence ATGAGTAATGAAATAGTCCGGTATAACAACGTTATGAACGATGTTAGTTTTAGAAAATTTACACCTATTGAGTTTGATTTATTTTTTTCTCTTTGTGCAAAAATGAAACGATTAGGTACCGAAACAATTGTTCTAACATTTGATGAAATCAAAGACCTTATTGGTTATTCATCTCGCAACAAAGAGAGGTTTGTTGCTGATTTAGAAAGTATGTATAGCAAATTATTAAATTTAAATTTTAGATTTGAGGATGAAAATATTATTGTTAGATTTGTATTATTTAATCGCTATGAAATAGACAAAAAAAAATCAACGGTTACAATCAAAGTTAATACTGATTTTGAATTTATATTAAACGAAATCACAACAAATTTTACTCGTTACGAATTGCAATCTTTCACTGAATTGAAAAGTAGCTATTCAAAATCTATGTACCGTATTTTAATGCAATTTCGGTCCACTGGTTTTTATAAAGTCACTATTGATGAATTTAAGCGTATTTTAGATATCCCCGAGAGTTATAAAATGGGAAATATCGATCAATATATTTTTAAGCCTATCAATAAAGAATTAGCTCCTTTATTTGACTATTTTGAAATAAAAAAGATTAAGAAAAAAGGACGTGGTCGAGGTGGCGTTGTTTCGCACTTCGAATTTTATTTCAAAGAAAAAAAGAACCTGAAGGTTCCTCTTCACAATTGGACTGAGGACTAA